TATAATTTTTTGCCTTAGAAGCGTCTGCTGCACGACTGCGTTTCAACCACACAGTGGCGCWCTGAGTTCAGAAATTCTATAGGCCGTGCAAAAGAAACCCAGTTCTAAAGATTGTTGTGGGGATAAAGCTATAGSCCTACTGCAGGTGTCAAACAAATTAATTCCAGCTATTTGAAGATTATATGACAACAAACACTGCGTAATAGCGTGAATAAAAACGCGCGCAATTATTCAAACATGCACATAGGACTGGCACTGACCTGGCATTACTGTAACGAAGCTATAAGCCTACTGTAGGTATCCATCAAATTAATTCAAGATATTTGAAGATTTACATGCCAACTAACAGCGTGCGTAACATCRCGCTTAATAAAGTACCCAGGGGCCACTCACGGAGACTGTTTTTTTCCTGCTCAACTAGGCCGATGCTTGTTTTTCATACATCCGTCAGCTTGCCAGTGTAATGTTCAAATGGGTTGAAGTTTGTTAATCTGATAGTCTCGCAAGAATCCTCTTCCGTGTACTCTGATTTGGTGAGAGACTGTCTGCTGTCGCTGGTCGATTTAAATTCTCCGAATGAAGCGTTCTGTTGACCACAAGTCACGTGGCTATACACGGCGGTTTCCTCGTCATTACGCTCTCTGTGATAGAAGTAGTTAAAATTGGACACGATAACAGGGACAGGTAGGGCTATGGTCAGCACTCCTGCGATGGCACACATAGATCCCACTATTTTGCCACCAATAGTAACCGGGCACATGTCTCCATATCCAACCGTAGTCATGGACACCACAGCCCACCAGAACGCGGCGGGGATACTTGAGAATCCCGATTCAGGGTCGTCTGCCTCTGCAAAGTAAACAGCGCTGGAGAACAGAATAACCCCTATGAGAAGAAAGAATATCAAAAGCCCGAGTTCGCTGATGCTGGCGTGGAGTGTCTGGCCCAGAATTTGGAGACCCTTGGAGTGCCTGGAAAGTTTAAAAATCCTGAACACTCGAACCAAACGGATGACTCTGAGAATGGCTAACGACATGGCCTGCTCGTTTCCTGCTCCCTGTTGCTCTGCTAGTTCAAGGCCAAGGGTGATGAAATAAGGTGCAATCGCTAAGATATCGATGGAGTTCATTGCGTTTTTGAAAAAAGCCTGTTTGGTCGGACAAGATAAAAACCTCACGAGAAACTCAAAGGAAAACCACACGATGCAAAGTGTCTCCACCATAAAAAACGGATCTGTGAATAGATTGGGTTTTTTATGGAGAGTAGTCCCATTCGTGKTAAGGTGATTACTTAATGGTAGGTCTGCGCTGGTATCTTCCCTGAACTGTGGTAAAGTCTCTAGACAGAAGATCACAATGGATATTACAATCACACTGACTGATACGACAGCGATCATCCGGGCAGGCCCTGAGCTCTCCGGGTACTCAAACAAAAGCCACAACTGGCGCTGAAACTCGTTGTCAGGCATCGGACGTTCCACCTCTATGATCATACCTTCATCTTCTTTAAACATATCTATGGCTTCCTCTTCAATTTCATAAAATGTAATTTCTTCCATGAAAATGTCCATGGTAACGTTGACAGGTCTCCTAAGCTTTCCTCCAGACTGGTAATAATAGAGGATGGCATCAAAGCTGGGTCTATTCCTGTCAAAAAAGTACTCATTTCTCAACGGATCGAAAAAGCGCATCCTTTTACGCGGGTCTCCCAAGAGCGTGGTGGGAAAGCGCGAGAGGGTCTTCAGTTGAGTTTCGAAGCGCAGTCCCGAGATGTTGATGACGACCCTCTCGCTGCACTCCTGATCGCCCCGCTCCACGTCGCAATCATCTTGGTAGATGGGAGAAACTACCACAGTCTCGTCCTGGATCTCACAGGACACAACAGTCATCTTTTACCCTTCTCAAGGGTAAGGGCTTCACTCACCTCCACGGCCCCAACTATCACTTTCTCGGTAGTTTTTTACTGCCCAGGAAAAGTTTGCTTCTTGATGGTTTCCTCCATTTAAATGCATACACTTTTTAGTTGCAGAAGGTACTGAAATCTAATCCAGGCAGTCTACTTGCTACCGTTGGCTGTCTACACTGATGCTGATCatattcacaccattttaaacTACCAGATGCCCTCCCCAGGTTGACTGACGTGATGACACTTGCTGCACTGTCACTCACTGCTCTCCCTGTGACATGTTGTTAAATCTAACTCAACTAGTAAACACCTATTACCCTTCTTAAAGTTTCATCAACTCGGGACTTGCAGTGTTGACCAGTTCTCTAATATCATTATTTCAGAGAAACAAATCACAGCCATAATGTTTTTGAAAGGACTGTCCAAGTGTCCTTTAGTTAACCTTATAAACTGTAGCCCCTGCCTACACAAAAAAAATCTTAACTCTGTAGATTTTACAAGGTCTTTTTTTCCTGTTGCATTTTGAATGCTTGTTACCAATCAGAAATAACCACAGGGGTTCTAAAGCAGGAAGCAGAGTGTGAAGCACCAGCTTCACATATCCAACCAGGGGTCCTCCTGGACCGGGCCAATGGAAACTGCTAGCTTGACTGACACCTGAGCACCCACAGTGGATAACGTCTTCAGGAAACCTCTGCCAaaatacccccccaccccccctattCCAAGCACTTATAGGGTTCCATTTTACAACTTGGAACAGGGGGCCTCTCGCAGAAATGTGACCTAGCATTTGGGGTCCCAGAGAGACTGAGGGTGTAAAAAAACAGCGACATGTATGCTCACCCCAATTATAGTGTAACCTCCACTCAGGTCCTGTTGCCTCCGTAACAGTAGAACTGATCGGTAGTGGTTTGTatgagaggtgagagagtgagaaaggttGAATGACACTTTCCGTACTGCTTTCGGTGCCCATGTCGTCCTAATAAGAACCACTGATTCTGAATCGACTAGACGAGGCCTGTAAGAGGAGAAGAAGTAGTCAAGAGTTTAGCTCCCCAAATTTAGATTTTATTATCCCCTGATATTGGATGTAGGCCTAAGTCAAAGCAGTTGTGCATTAAAGTGCAACATGTTTGCAGTTTAATATGTTCTGTAAGTAACATGTGGTAAGTAGCATTACATACCTGTACAATTAAGAATGGCTACAACCCTCTGAGGGAGAGTTTTCTTTTGTTTGTGTCATGTTCCTAAAGATGATTGTAGGGTAGGCCCACACTGTAAATGAATCTCTCTCTTACACAACCTTGTCCACCAACTTGGAGCTCCGCTTTCATATGCTTCACACATGATGTACTTTGAAGACTGTGAGAAATAATCCGAAACAAGATCAACAATCTTTCCTAGGAACACAGTTGATTAATGTCTGTGTCAAAACTGAAGCACCAAACCCAAGATGCATCTACACTCCAGAAGGGAACCAGTTTGATGCAGTAGCCTATGTACCCAACCCATGCTATCACAGCTTGCTAATTGATGGCCAATGAAGTTCACTTTTGTGGTGATCAAATGTTTTGTGAATGGGTGACCATGAACATAGTGGACACAGCTTAACTGCCCCCTCTATCTATACAGACCCAGGGTTGGATGTCAGAGTTAAATGTCAGTGTAAAAGGACGTTTTGCCACCTGCGATAATCTGTTACCCAACGACCGTCTAGGTCAGGCCAAGTCGTCAGGGGCTTCTGTCTCCACGGAAACAAACAGTAAACAAACCGTCAGAGTAATGGCTTTACTACAGGCTGATGAATGGGTTGGAATAAAAAACGGTTCTAAGAATGCCACTTTCATCATTACTGTTAGGAATCCTGTTGTAGAATTTCTCCATCATTTTTCACTTGTCATCTTTTCCCCATTGGTGATGAAGCTGAAAATAGCCCTAACTGATGACCAGTCACYTCATTTGCCTCTGAAAGACTCACTTCTTTCCCAGAGTAAATATGGCATATGTGAATCGGTAAATAAGTAACTCAGTAACTGTAATGTAATGGACATGGTTTACTATAGGTgtgctgaaaaaaatatattattcagTTTGCtgtggggcacacacacacacacaaacacacacatacacacacatacacatgggtgCAGGAGACCCTCATGTCAACAGGATATCCTCAAGTCATTCACACCAAGAATGGAAGGCAACATAGAGGTCGATGCCAGGTTCCACAGGGCTCACATGGACACAGTGCACAAGCAGGAATATATTCAGAGCTGTTAGGGCCTCTGCCTTCCGTGTGCACATATAGACATACCGAGTCATCATGGGTTCGATTCCAGTGCACGCCCTTCTGGCACTAATAACTCAATCCCCCGATTGACTTGATTTATGGTCACATTACAAAATGGACAGTCAAGGGATATTTTACCCCGATCTTRATAAGAAATGATCATACCAGACAATGTTGGATAACATAAATAGGAaactaataaaataataacagtaggctacaccagcattagtttccattcatacaaagtTTCGggtaaattgccacagtagatttgCTGTGGTTAACACGTTATTCATATTGTACGGAATGCTTGTCAAATAGATACATTTCCCTTAGTCTGTTAAAAAAGGACTAAGTTGTTCCGATAACAAAATACTTTGGTTGCAAGCAGGACTAAGGCAGAGAAGAAGTGTAAAAAAGTccgtcctgctcctctcctctctacctaacTTCCCCTCAAAGTCCCTTCAGTTTCCCTTAAGTCCCGTTAGTTTGGCTGCTCAGCCTACCTAAGTTATCCCTCACCCATCATAGCCCTGCCATTCCCAACCAATCAGAGCGCTTGGAAATTTACWTCTGGACACTGCACCCGCCCAGTCAGGTCAGAATGTTATCGTCAACCGAAGGGCAGAACCAAACCAATCAGTTATAAGTATATAGTGGGTGAGGGCATTCACAACCGACCGCTCAGATGGGTGAGGGCATAACATCCAACCGTTTTTCTGTAGTCGTTCATGCCGGATTTAGTGACCAACAGTTTTTTACATGGTCCGTCATTTCCCCAGATTTAGCGACCAATAGCTTTTACATGGTCCTTCGTATCGTCGGATTCTGATCTGCTATAATTGAGATGTTGAAGTAGCCATAAAATGAGTTGTTTCCACGCCCCAGGATACAGACGAGTTATCCTGCATCCCTAAGACATACGAGACACCTGTCACCACCCACTTCAGCCCTCAACGCCACACAAAGCCATCATGCACATGAGGAAGATGAGTTGTGAGGCCCTACAAACCTCTCTCATCTAAGAAACTACCAGCCCTGCTTCAGGCCTCCTCAGTGGTCAGGGAGTGACTACACCCTCTCCAGTTGGGAGCTGATGAGAGAATGCGAGTACCTACGTCACAAGCAGCAAGAGATCAGGAGGGCGTACTCTAGGCTCTCCCCGCCTGAGTCACCACCGTGGGAGCACCGGTACCGCCACTACTCTCCTGACCACCACCACTCCGGCTAGAGCCATTGTCACTGCCACGGGAGCTCCATCACTGCCAGTACTCCCCAAGTCGGCCCGGCTACTCCCATGAGAGACACTACTCCAGGAGCTCCCGGCCTGAGTGTTCACCACCTCCACGGGGCCATTGGGACCCCTACTATGTCCCGAGGTGGCCCAGCTATTCAACAGATCTTCGTCACTCCAGGACCCCCGGGCTGGAGCCTACGTCATATCTGTCAGAGAGTCAAGAGCGCCACCTCCCCCCGAGGTGGTCCAGCCGCTCTCCCAACAGACGTCCATCTTGGCCGCTCGGGTATCCGAGGTTTGACTGTCTGCTACCCTGGAACCTTCAGCCTCAAAGACTCCACCTGCTCTCCCTCAGGACTCCCTCACTGCTCCTGGCCCACAGCCTGCTTCTTGGATGGAGCCACAGCCTGCAGCTACTGCAGAGGTCAAGTACAGCCCAGATGTTGAGGCCTCTCCAGTCACAGCCTGGTGGGACCGGCTGGTAACCAGGCGTTCAGTGTCCTGCCCCTCAAGGGGGTCCAGTGTATCCTGCCTCCATGGTACGCTTAGAGTTTCCTTCCCGGTAGGGTCAGGTTTAGAATTCCCTTGCTTCCCGGTAGAGATACAGTTCTCAACCTTCCCGCTAGGGTCAGAGTTCCCCTCCTTCCCCGGTAaggtcagagttcccttccttccttgtAGGGTCAGAGTTCCATTTCTTCCCAACAGAGTCAGTGTCTTTCATCCCGGTAGGGTCAGGTTTAGAGTTCCCTGCCTTCCCAGTATGCCAAGTCTGTCCTGACCCTCAAGTAGGTCTAGTGTATCCTGCCCTGCATGTACCGCATACCCCCTCTTTGTTGGGTACACAGTGTCCTAGCCCGCCAGGCTTAGAGCCCCCTGCCATGCTAGGCCATAAGTTAGCTGCCCCATCTGCAGCTCTGCATTCTCCTGCCCTGCCCCCTGCCTAAGTTGTTAGGCCTATCCCACCAGGTTTAGAGCCCCCAGTCTTACAAGGCCCCAAGTTCATTGTACTAGGCTCGCAGTCTCCAGACATAGTCAGCCCACAGCTCCTTAGCCCGCCAGGCTTAGATCCTCTTGCCCTGTTAAGCCACAAGTTACCTGTGCTAGGTTTTCAGTCCTCAGCCCTCATCTGCCCTCAGTCCCTAGCACTAGATCATTTGTCTCCAGCTACACAAGGTCATTGGTCTCCAGCTACACAAGGTCATTGGTCTCCAGCTGCACAAGGTCATTGGTCTCCAGCTACACTAGGTCATTGGTCTCCAGCTACACAAGGTCATTGGTCTCCAGCTGCACAAGGTTACTGGTCTCCAGCTACACTAGGTCATTGGTCTCCAGCTACACTAGGTCATTGGTCTCCAGCAGCATGAGGTCTGTTGTCTCCAGCTGCACAAGGTCTGTTGTCTCCAGCTGCACTAGGTCATTGGTCTCCAGCTGCACTAGGTCATTGTTCTCCAGCTGCACGATGTCTGTTGTCTCCAGCTGCACGAGGTCTGTTGTCTCCAGCTGCACTAGGTCATTGGTCTCCAGCTACACTAGGTCATTGGTCTCCAGCTACACTAGGTCATTGGTCTCCAGCTACACTAGGTCATTGGTCTCCAGCTGCATGGGGTCTGTTGTATCCAGCTGCACTAGGTCATTGGTCTCCAGCTGCATGGGGTCTGTTGTCTCCAGCTGCACGAGGTCTGTTGTCTCCAGCTGCACGAGGTCTGTTGTCTCCAGCTGCACTAGGTCATTGGTCTCCAGCTGCACTAGGTATTGGTCTCCAGCTGCACTAGGTCATTGGTCTCCAGCTACACAAAGGTCATTGGTCTCCAGCTGCACAAGGTTACTGGTCTCCAGCTACACTAGGTCATTGGTCTCCAGCTGCACTAGGTCATTGGTCTCCAGCAGCATGAGGTCTGTTGTCTCCAGCTGCACGAGGTCTGTTGTCTCCAGCTGCACTAGGTCATTGGTCTCCAGCTACACTAGTCATTGGTCTCCAGTACACTAGGTCATTGGTCTCCAGCTGCATGATGTCTGTTGTCTCCAGCTGCACGAGGTCTGTTGTCTCCAGCTGCACTAGGTCATTGGTCTCCAGCTACACAAGGTCTGTTGTCTCCAGCTGCACGAGGTCTGTTGTCTCCAGCTGCACTAGGTCATTGGTCTCCAGCTGCACAAGGTTACTGGTCTCGGCAGCTACACTAGGTCATTGGTCTCCAGCTACACTAGGTCATTGGTCTCCAGCTACACAAGGTCTGTTGTCTCCAGCTGCACTAGGTCATTGGTCTCCAGCTGCACCAGGTCATTGGTCTCCAGCTACACTAGGTCATTGGTCTCCAGCTACACTAGGTCATTGGTCTCCAGCATTAGTCGTCCCTCAGTCCCTAGCCCAGGTGGGTCAACAGGCTCCTGACCCGCAAGGCTCAAAGGTACCAGTTACCACTCTAGTAGGCCTAGAGCTCTACCATTCTCCAAGTCCAGCATCAGTTTCCCTGTCAGGTTCCGAGTCGTTCTGCCTGGTAGGTCCAGAGTCAGTTTCCTTGTCAGGTCCAGCGTCAGTTTCCCTGAGAGGTCCAGGGTCATTCTCCCTGTCAGGTTCAGAGTCGTTCTCCCTGTCAGTTTCAGCTTC
This portion of the Salvelinus sp. IW2-2015 linkage group LG4q.1:29, ASM291031v2, whole genome shotgun sequence genome encodes:
- the LOC111962775 gene encoding shaker-related potassium channel tsha2, with amino-acid sequence MTVVSCEIQDETVVVSPIYQDDCDVERGDQECSERVVINISGLRFETQLKTLSRFPTTLLGDPRKRMRFFDPLRNEYFFDRNRPSFDAILYYYQSGGKLRRPVNVTMDIFMEEITFYEIEEEAIDMFKEDEGMIIEVERPMPDNEFQRQLWLLFEYPESSGPARMIAVVSVSVIVISIVIFCLETLPQFREDTSADLPLSNHLXTNGTTLHKKPNLFTDPFFMVETLCIVWFSFEFLVRFLSCPTKQAFFKNAMNSIDILAIAPYFITLGLELAEQQGAGNEQAMSLAILRVIRLVRVFRIFKLSRHSKGLQILGQTLHASISELGLLIFFLLIGVILFSSAVYFAEADDPESGFSSIPAAFWWAVVSMTTVGYGDMCPVTIGGKIVGSMCAIAGVLTIALPVPVIVSNFNYFYHRERNDEETAVYSHVTCGQQNASFGEFKSTSDSRQSLTKSEYTEEDSCETIRLTNFNPFEHYTGKLTDV